GTGCGTCTGGCCGTCGTGGGCGGCGAGAAGCTGGACAGCGATCTGGTGGCGCGCTGGCGCCGACGCTGCCCGGACGGACGGGTGGTCAACCACTACGGCCCGACCGAGACGGTCATCGCCTGTGCCGCACACGAGGTCCCGGCCGGGGAGATCGCCGCGGGCACGGTGCCGATCGGCGTACCGATGGCCGACATCCGGCTGCACGTACTCGACCGGGACGGTGCGCCGCTCGCCGTCGGTACGCCGGGAGAGCTGTACGTCGGCGGCGTGTGCCTGGCGCGCGGGTACATCCGCAATCCACGGGCCACCGCGGAGCGCTTCGTACCCGACCCGTTCACACCGGGCGAACGCCTCTACCGGACCGGCGACCTCGTCAGGCTCCGCCCCGACGGCCTGCTGGAGTACCTGGGCCGGATCGACGAACAGGTGAAGATCCGCGGCTACCGGGTGGAGCCCGGGGAGATCGCGGCCGTGCTGCGCACCCACCCCGCGGTGAGCGCCGCCGCCGTGATCAGCAGGCGGGAGCCCTCCGGCGACCTGGCCCTGGTGGCATATCCGGTGCTCGTGCCCGGATCCGGTGCGACCGCCGCTGAGTTGCACGCCCATCTCGCCGAGCGGCTGCCGGACTACCTCGTACCGCGGGACGTGGTGCTGCTGGAGAGGCTGCCGCTCACCGCGAACGGCAAACTGGACCGGGCGGGACTGCCCGAACCGGGCAGCGGCGACCGCATGCGCCGCGCCGCGATCGGTGCGGGGCCCGGCAGCGGCGGGCGGGGCCACGTGGCCCCGCGCACGCCGGTGGAGCAGAGCATCGCCTCGATCTGGTCCGAGGTGCTGGGCGTCGCGAACATCGGGGTGCACGACGACTTCTTCGCCCTGGGCGGGCACTCCCTGCTCGCCGCGCGGCTCGTCGCCCGGATCAGGCAGGCCTTTCCCCAGGTCCCCGCAGACACCCTGCTGCGGGACCTGCTGCGGCGGCCGACCGTGGCGGAGTTCACCTCCACGATGGGGCAACTGCTCCTGGCCGCGGCCATGGACGGGGGCACCGGCAAGGCCGCCGACACCATCGCCCCGGCGGACCGGACCCGGCCCCAGCCGCTGACCCCCGCACAGGAGGGGCTCTGGCTGCTCGAACGCCTCCGCCCCGGCACGTACGAACAGGTGGTCCCGCTGGTCCTCGACCTGGAAGGCCCGCTGGACCGGACCGCCCTGGCCGAGGCGCTCGTCCGGGTGGTGCGACGGCACGAGGCGTTCCGGATGCGGTTCGCGGCAGTGGAGGGCCATCCGGCCGCCACTGTTCTTCCCACCGACGGCCCGGCGCCCGAACTCGCCGAGCACGACGTGCGGAGCCCGGAAGCGGCGCAGCAACTGGTGCGCGAGCTGATCGCCAGGCCCTTCGACCTGGCCGCCGGGCCACTGCTGCGGGCCGACCTGGTCCGGACCGGACCCGAACACCACATCCTCTGTATGACGATGCATCACATCATTTCGGACGCCTGGTCCTGTCGAGTGCTGCTGCGCGATCTGGCGGCCTGCTACACGGAGCGGACCGGAGCGGAAGCGGCCGCGCTCCCGCCGCTCCCGGTGCAGCTGCTCGACCACATGGCCTGGCAGCGGGGCCGTATAGAGGACGGTTCGCTGAACACCGAACTCGCGTACTGGCGGGAGGCGCTCGCGGGACTGGAGAGCCTGCGGTTGCCGCTGGACCGGCCGCGCCCCGCGCAGCGCAGCGGCGCCGGTGCCTCCGTGGAACTCCGCATCCCCTCCGGGGCGGTCGACGGGCTGACACGGCTGGCCGGCCAGGAGCGGGCAACACCCGCGATGGTCCTGCTCGCCGCCTGGCAGGTCGTCCTGCACGGTGCGGCCGCGGGCCAGGAAGAGGTCACCGTCGGCACCACGGCGGCCGTCCGGGTCCGGCCCGAGACCGAGGACCTGGTGGGATTCCTGCTCAACATGCTGGTGATCCGGGGCGACCTCTCCGGGCGACCCTCCTTCCGCACCGTGGTGGGCAGGGTCCGCGACCGCATGCTCCAGGCCTACGCCCACCAGGAGATCCCGCTGGACGAACTGGTACGGAAACTGGCCCCGCCGAGGCAGGAGTCCCAGCCCCCGTTCTTCCAGGTGCTGTTCGACTTCGACCACACGGACGACGAGGCCGGGCGGATGGCGGGGCTGCACGCGCGGGCCCTGTATCCGGAGATCCGCACCGCCAAGTACGACCTGGCCCTCTCCCTCAGGCTGCATTCGCACGAGCTGACGGGGGAACTCACCTACGACCAGGACGTCTTCGACCACGCATCGGCGGAGCACTTCACCGACGCCTTCCAGCACGTCCTGGAACGCATCGCCGCCGACGCGGATCTGCCGCTGACGGATCTCGCCGCGGACTTCGCGCCCGAGTGGACGCGGCCGCGCCCGGAGCCGGCCCCCACGGCAGGACGCGCCGGGCTTCGGGCGACGTACACCGAACCCGCCTCGGACACCGAGCGGGCCGTGGCGGAGATCTGGGGCGAGGCCCTGGAACTCGACCGCGTGGGTGCCGATGACAACTTCTTCCACCAGGGCGGCCATTCACTGCTGGCCATGCGGGTCGTCGAACGGATGCGTGAGGCCTTCGACGTCGACCTGCCGACCGCTC
This sequence is a window from Streptomyces sp. NBC_01217. Protein-coding genes within it:
- a CDS encoding non-ribosomal peptide synthetase — protein: MGDTRTSGPSPERIAFERMLLARAAAGKQAARTRPETLPASFGQERMWLSEQLDPEASTETTVFVIGLRGDLDVPALRGAITDLGRRHEVLRTVVAPDGDRLVQRVLPPAEEALPVLDLPPTAEAEAVEAFARQQLRRKHDLATEPPVSWSLLRRTEREHHLVLRMHHMAADGWSEGVLNRELSLLYRARATKEPARLPELAIQYADFAIGQRQRQSGAGLERGLSYWRRRLSGAPAAVSLPFDRTPDEDSGLESGTSFASIPGSVVTDLEKASATEGASGYMALLAAFAVTLWRGSGQQDLVIGSPVAGRDLPETESLIGVFINTLPMRVEVRPGESFRALLRRVREATLDDLGHAEVPFERVVEATGPSREPGRQPLVQVMFQLDNTDFVEPEFPGLAVSYRQLFAETSALDLTVSLGRRGPDYAAVWKYRSGLLDETTLRLLQDRFLGVLRQVAAQPDAPLNTLELFGDRERELLFPPPPASDREALPTTFLHAFEQWARRTPDRPAVRFGEEELSYAALDARVNRLAHRLRELGAGPETLIGLCVERGVEALVALLAVLKADAAYVPLDPRQPAARLAAMLEDAPLSAVLATEAHQDALPGLDVPLHLISVLEAEAVGHPETGTAARVAPDNLAYVIFTSGSTGRPKGVAVTHAGLANYLLHERNDFLDGPPGRRDALVATSLAFDLVLTGLLLPLVAGGCVTLLPEGRELERMCAALESADAPYGLIKVTPSLLDAIDGQLPPGVTPAVRLAVVGGEKLDSDLVARWRRRCPDGRVVNHYGPTETVIACAAHEVPAGEIAAGTVPIGVPMADIRLHVLDRDGAPLAVGTPGELYVGGVCLARGYIRNPRATAERFVPDPFTPGERLYRTGDLVRLRPDGLLEYLGRIDEQVKIRGYRVEPGEIAAVLRTHPAVSAAAVISRREPSGDLALVAYPVLVPGSGATAAELHAHLAERLPDYLVPRDVVLLERLPLTANGKLDRAGLPEPGSGDRMRRAAIGAGPGSGGRGHVAPRTPVEQSIASIWSEVLGVANIGVHDDFFALGGHSLLAARLVARIRQAFPQVPADTLLRDLLRRPTVAEFTSTMGQLLLAAAMDGGTGKAADTIAPADRTRPQPLTPAQEGLWLLERLRPGTYEQVVPLVLDLEGPLDRTALAEALVRVVRRHEAFRMRFAAVEGHPAATVLPTDGPAPELAEHDVRSPEAAQQLVRELIARPFDLAAGPLLRADLVRTGPEHHILCMTMHHIISDAWSCRVLLRDLAACYTERTGAEAAALPPLPVQLLDHMAWQRGRIEDGSLNTELAYWREALAGLESLRLPLDRPRPAQRSGAGASVELRIPSGAVDGLTRLAGQERATPAMVLLAAWQVVLHGAAAGQEEVTVGTTAAVRVRPETEDLVGFLLNMLVIRGDLSGRPSFRTVVGRVRDRMLQAYAHQEIPLDELVRKLAPPRQESQPPFFQVLFDFDHTDDEAGRMAGLHARALYPEIRTAKYDLALSLRLHSHELTGELTYDQDVFDHASAEHFTDAFQHVLERIAADADLPLTDLAADFAPEWTRPRPEPAPTAGRAGLRATYTEPASDTERAVAEIWGEALELDRVGADDNFFHQGGHSLLAMRVVERMREAFDVDLPTALIFEAPTPRSAAALVEAAVTAELDLLDDAEVQRLLDGPAGETDLPAPHNTTTP